The proteins below come from a single Etheostoma spectabile isolate EspeVRDwgs_2016 chromosome 4, UIUC_Espe_1.0, whole genome shotgun sequence genomic window:
- the tacc1 gene encoding transforming acidic coiled-coil-containing protein 1 isoform X5 yields the protein MIVTAPVWDQDILLGHNMGQDEPAVPMGSPLEVNIQNLEKEQTQNLPEDLGSVPAPAPSSVKEGPEVAKFTTPSSEPSQVLVPVLVADPVPEVAPAPAPVPVPVSAPTPEPDSVQRSDPEARLAPEPTEQKPLVEPEPQCNGLDQTEPTKKSKTSRSKPPSLKVKASPNELAHTNEEEELPLPKATYKFDPDQLDDSFNPFTCGGSKIQNSPPPFGSSSFPRLEPLGSSLPVCEASSAAPAEAEIMESSSKSTSVLLEFGLDEGTVSKPPPRKLGGKKTISKLAAKKQKAKGSGASCQPAPEPTVSESDSQPASEPVFQLVSEPVSDPFPETALPVSDSTAALNLDDIPISKSGTYNFDPSQWDDPNFNPFGSSSTVSSSPIHPKSSYSFTPDSFDESVDPFKPSKTMSTEDTSRSAPQPETKVKDGGKQKAGQPAGEKKVRQIPKKSKERTIIPRTSEQVKFLCFLLNSCKVQKYDESQSLVLDVCNQEEDEVVAQTPEITKRVHHATDEEKLASTGIMGQTADSQDERGEPECNKAPAKNPLINDISVMDGPETKITDHLEEEDTCSLKDDISEVSMNLTTKVTSSEGPATAALSQANLPLSEMDKAAVLTLIREEIITKEMEVNEWKRKYEESRAEVLEMRKIVAEYEKTVAQMIEDEQQQKTLSCSKSVRQLTIERDQALADLNSVERSFADLFRRYENMKGVLEGFKKNEEVLKKCAHDYLMRIKQEEQRYQTLKVHAEEKLDKANEDIAQVRAKANSESVALNASLRKEQMKVESLERAVLQKNQEIEELTKICDELIAKLGTE from the exons ATGATAGTGACTGCTCCAGTTTGGGATCAAGATATTTTGCTCGGCCACAACATGGGTCAGGATGAGCCTGCGGTCCCCATGGGTAGCCCACTGGAAGTAAACATCCAGAACCtggaaaaagaacaaacacaGAATCTTCCAGAAGACTTGGGCTCTGTGCCTGCTCCTGCTCCATCCTCAGTGAAGGAAGGGCCTGAAGTGGCTAAATTCACAACGCCATCCTCTGAGCCATCCCAAGTCCTAGTCCCTGTCCTAGTGGCAGATCCTGTCCCGGAAGTGGCTCCAGCTCCCGCTCctgttcctgttcctgtttCTGCTCCAACCCCAGAACCAGACTCAGTTCAGCGCAGTGATCCTGAAGCCAGACTAGCTCCAGAGCCCACTGAGCAGAAACCTCTTGTTGAACCAGAACCACAGTGCAATGGCCTTGACCAGACAGAGCCTACTAAAAAGAGTAAAACCAGCAGGTCCAAGCCTCCATCCCTGAAGGTGAAGGCCTCGCCGAACGAGCTTGCACACACAAACGAGGAAGAAGAGCTTCCTCTTCCCaaggccacttacaaatttgaCCCTGACCAGCTGGATGACAGCTTTAACCCCTTCACCTGCGGCGGATCCAAAATCCAAAACTCTCCCCCACCATTCGGTTCAAGCTCTTTCCCCAGACTCGAGCCACTCGGTAGCTCCTTGCCTGTGTGTGAGGCCAGCTCAGCAGCTCCAGCCGAAGCAGAGATAATGGAATCATCGTCAAAGTCGACGTCTGTGTTGCTGGAGTTTGGTCTGGACGAGGGGACAGTCAGCAAGCCACCTCCGAGGAAATTAGGTGGTAAAAAGACAATCAGCAAACTTGCAGCTAAAAAGCAGAAGGCCAAAGGATCAGGAGCTTCCTGccaaccagcaccagaacccaCAGTATCAGAATCAGATTCTCAACCAGCATCAGAACCAGTTTTTCAACTTGTGTCAGAACCAGTTTCAGATCCTTTTCCAGAAACTGCTTTGCCAGTTTCAGACTCTACTGCAGCTCTTAACCTTGACGATATTCCTATTTCTAAATCGGGAACATATAACTTTGATCCCAGTCAGTGGGATGACCCAAACTTCAATCCGTTTGGTAGCAGTAGCACGGTGAGCAGCTCTCCAATACACCCTAAAAGCTCCTACAGTTTCACTCCAGACAGTTTTGATGAATCCGTGGACCCTTTTAAACCCTCCAAAACTATGAGCACAGAGGACACGTCCAGAAGCGCCCCTCAGCCAGAGACAAAAGTGAAAGATGGAGGCAAACAGAAAGCAGGGCAACCAGCGGGAGAGAAGAAAGTGAGACAGATTCCCAAGAAAAGCAAAGAGAGGACAATCAT CCCCAGGACATCTGAACAAGTCAagtttctctgttttctgtt GAATTCTTGTAAGGTTCAGAAATATGATGAGAGCCAGTCCTTGGTTCTTGATGTGTGCAATCAg gaggaggatgaggtggTGGCTCAGACCCCAGAGATCACTAAGCGAGTTCATCACGCCACTGATGAGGAAAAGCTTGCCTCCACTGGCATTATGGGCCAGACAGCAGACAGCCAGGACGAGAGAGGAGAACCCGAATGCAATAAAGCACCTGCAAAAAACCCGCTAATCAATGATATATCTGTTATGGATG GTCCTGAGACTAAGATTACAGATcacctggaggaggaggacaccTGCAGTCTGAAAGATGATATA AGTGAAGTATCCATGAACCTGACAACAAAGGTGACTAGCAGTGAGGGCCCAGCAACAGCAGCCCTGTCCCAGGCCAACCTACCTCTGAGTGAGATGGACAAGGCCGCAGTGCTCACCCTGATCAGAGAAGAG ATCATCACTAAAGAGATGGAGGTCAATGAGTGGAAGAGGAAGTATGAGGAGAGCAGGGCTGAGGTTTTGGAGATGAG AAAAATTGTTGCAGAGTATGAGAAAACCGTTGCACAAATGATTG AGGAcgagcagcagcagaagaccctGTCCTGCAGTAAGTCCGTCAGACAGCTGACCATAGAGAGGGATCAGGCCTTGGCTGACCTCAACTCTGTGGAGCGCTCCTTTGCTGACCTCTTCAGGAGGTATGAGAACATGAAGGGAGTCCTGGAGGGCTTCAAGAAG AATGAGGAGGTGCTGAAGAAGTGTGCGCATGACTACCTGATGCGTATCAAGCAGGAGGAGCAGCGATATCAAACTCTCAAGGTGCATGCTGAGGAGAAACTTGATAA GGCTAATGAGGACATAGCCCAGGTACGTGCCAAGGCCAACTCAGAGAGTGTCGCACTAAACGCCAGCCTGAGGAAAGAGCAGATGAAGGTGGAGTCACTTGAAAGAGCTGTCCTTCAAAAG aATCAAGAGATCGAGGAGCTCACTAAGATCTGCGATGAACTGATCGCCAAACTAGGGACAGAATAA